The genomic stretch TCCGGAATATTCATTTGCTCGCGGTGCCCGGTCTATTAAGATCCAGGACCGGCGCAACGAGCCACAGAACGAAAAAAAAACCTAAAGCCAGCCGTTTTTCCGGTACCAGGCAATGGCCCGGGCAATACCGTCGCTAAAATCGATTCGCGGCGCATAAGCCAATTCTTTTTTAGCCCTGGTCGAGGACATTGCCTTCGAGTCGAGAAAAAAAGCAAGCTTGCCGCGGTTAAGGGGAGCTTCCTTTTTTACCAAAGCGAATACTTTCTCCAGACAGTATGCCGCAACCAAGGCAAAACTTTTAGGAAGCTGGAAGTGCGGGCAGGGAACGCCGCAGGCCGTTGCTACGATACGCGTCATCTCGGCCGCCGTCAGGATCTCATCACCGGCCAGGTGATAGATCATCCCTGTTTGCCCCTTTTGAGCCGCGAGCAAAACACCTGCGATAAGATCGTCGATGTAAACCGGGGTTTGCCTGGCCTTGGCGCCGGCAACAAGGGCGAACCTGCGGCAACAGACGGCGTTGATGAACTTGAAGGTGCGGCGGTCGCCCGGCCCGTAGACCCAGCCTGGCCGGACAATGACCACGTCGATCCCGTCGGCGGCGGCAAGGCAAGCGGCTTCCTCGGCCGCGAACTTCGTCCGGTCGTACAGCGTCCTGGGCGCCGGGGGATATTCCTCGTCGGCTATTTCTCCGGCCGCGATCGCCCCCAGGACCCCGATCGAACTGAAATGGACAACGCGCTTGACTCCGGATTTTCGAGCCGTAACAAGAACCGCCCGGGTGCCGTTGACATTGATCTCCCGGTACGCCTGCGCTTTGCTGACGACCGACCCGACGGCAGCCGCCAAATGAAACACGATATCCACGTTGGCCATCGCTTTTGCCAATGCCTCTGCATCCTGAATATCCCCGACAACCGATGAGACGCCTGGGGTTTCAGCGAGAGGAGTTTTGTGGACAAGGGCCCGGACTTCAAAGCCTTCGGTCTTTAATGCCCGAATTAAATGGCTGCCGATGAATCCAGAAGCGCCGGTGACAAGAGTCAGCATGGTTTCCCTATGCTAGGATTCTATTAGAATCCCAATCAGAACGCAAGGCGCGGATATGGGAAAGTTTGCTTTAAGGGAGCCGGCTTTCGATGTTCTTCTCGTTGACCGCAGTGACCCCGTACTCGTAATCGGAAGTTACCGTGATCCCGTTCTTGTCGCCAAATGAGAAAACGGTCCCATTAACCGCGCCGGCCATTATTTACTTGCCGCTTCGTCGACAATTATTCTTTTTAAAATTTCACGCCCAAACCGATGCCCATCTCGATGCCGCCGAGGTCGAAGGTGTCGGTGCCGTCGGGGAGCGCTTCGGCCAATGTCTTCTTGATGATGTTGTACTTGACGAAAAATTCGCCCAGAAGGGAGATGTTGCTGTTTTTCATAAAGCCGGGGTTGATGTCGAAATAGGAGCCGGCCTGGAAATAGAAACCGAGGGCGCTGTCGCTGGTATTCGGGAGGTCGGTTTCGCCGCTGATCGTTTCCGAATAAAGGTACATATTGAGACCGGCGCCGACAAAGGGTTCCATGAATTTCCATTTCAGGATGCGGTAACGGAGACCGAGTGAGAGGGGGATGATCTGGAATTTGATAGCGTTGCCGAAATAGGAGGTTTCTTCCTGGTCGACATAAAGCTTGGCCGAAGCATACACATCGGTCTTAGGCATAACCTGAACCGCGAACTCGATCCCGGGAATATTGCGGAACCAGTTGGGATAGACCAAACGGTAGTTCTCGTCGTTGACCGGAAAGCGTCCGAAGACCAAACCGGCCCGGAAACGGCTTTCAACTGCCATGGAAGGCTTCCCTTCTGCCGGGGGAGCAACGACCTTGATCTCAGGTTGTACAATCAATTTTTCTTTCCCGACTGCTTCCTGTTCCTTCAGTTTAGCTTTAGCCTCGGCTTTTTCCCTGGCCAGATCTTCCCGGTTGACAAGCCGGATATTTTTACCATCATTCAGGCAATCAAACCCGGAAACGATGAGTTCTTCGCCGGCGGCCAGACCTTTTTCGATCATGGTCCTGCCTTCCCCGCCAGCCCTGATGGTCACATAGAGTTTTTTGGCCTTGTTCTTTTCAACCACGTAAACAAAATCGCCCAAGCTGTCTTTTTGCACGGCCAGGCTGGGAATGACGATAACATCGGCATGCTTGCCCGTTAACTTTTTGAATATATAGTAAACGCCCTCTTTTACCTGGTTGTCATTGTTGCTTACCCTGAACCTGACCTGGGCATCGCTGAGCGCGACGACTTCAGCCTCGACCTTGTCGGGCAAACCTTCGCCAGTGCCGGTGAATTTGTCGCCAAGCGCCAATGTTCTTTTATCGGTATCAACCAAAGGAACCTGGAAGATCATCTGTTTCGGGTCGGAAATTTCCAACAAAAGCGAACCGACGGCCAGTTCGCTCTTCGCCGCCATTACCAAGTGGACGATGCCGGCAACGGGCGCCTTGATGATCATGTCGGCCTGGGCTTTTCTCGCACTCAAAAGATCCTGGGCTTTTTGGTAATCCCTGGCCGCGGCCTGCACCGCCCTTTCATCTTTCACTTTCCAGTTTTGGCGGGTGGTCAGAATTTTTTTCGCCTTGACGACATCGGCCGCCAGTTTCTTTATTTCTTCGCTCATACCGGCGTTCAACAGGACAAGTTCCTGATTCACGTCGACCAGGTTGCCTTCGCCTACCCTTACTTCGGAAAGTACTCCGGCAACAGGGCTGGTGACGGCAACGATCTCCGCTTTCCCTAGGCCGGAAAAGTACTGGTAATCCATAAAAATTCCAGATTTGACCGTTTCCACGAGCACGGCCACTTTTTTTGGGCATTCCATCCCCGAAAGCAAGATATTCTCGCCGGCGCGCAGCGCAGCAGATGCCGCGGCCATGAACAGCGCGGCCGCAAGCACAAAAAACAAACCTCTTTTTCTAAAGTTCATAAAAAAACCTCCAAGA from Candidatus Aminicenantes bacterium encodes the following:
- a CDS encoding NAD-dependent epimerase/dehydratase family protein, which translates into the protein MLTLVTGASGFIGSHLIRALKTEGFEVRALVHKTPLAETPGVSSVVGDIQDAEALAKAMANVDIVFHLAAAVGSVVSKAQAYREINVNGTRAVLVTARKSGVKRVVHFSSIGVLGAIAAGEIADEEYPPAPRTLYDRTKFAAEEAACLAAADGIDVVIVRPGWVYGPGDRRTFKFINAVCCRRFALVAGAKARQTPVYIDDLIAGVLLAAQKGQTGMIYHLAGDEILTAAEMTRIVATACGVPCPHFQLPKSFALVAAYCLEKVFALVKKEAPLNRGKLAFFLDSKAMSSTRAKKELAYAPRIDFSDGIARAIAWYRKNGWL